In Vanessa cardui chromosome 8, ilVanCard2.1, whole genome shotgun sequence, the following are encoded in one genomic region:
- the LOC124531943 gene encoding aldehyde dehydrogenase X, mitochondrial-like — MVKVEVKYTKLFINNEWVDAVSKKTFPTINPQDENVITNVAEGDKADIDIAVAAARKAFHRYSHWRTMDASRRGMLLLKLAELIESQARYLAELETLDCGKPVKIAEEEVYYSTSVIRYYAGKADKILGSTIPADGDVLSMTLKEPVGVCAQIIPWNYPIPMLSWKLAPALAAGCTVVLKPAEQTPLTALAIGALIKEAGFPPGVVNIVPGYGPTAGAALTHHPDVDKVAFTGSTEVGKLILGAAPVANLKRVTLELGGKSPLVVFNDADVEKAAQIAHAAAFANGGQCCCAGTRTYVQSGVYDQFVTKAAEIARNRSVGDPFDDVQQGPQIDKEMYNKVLSYIEAGRAEGARCVAGGGKLDRRGYYIQPTVFADVKDDMKIAREEIFGPVQSVFKFDTFEEVVDRANDTNYGLGAGVITNDITTALTFAKHVRAGSVWINTYDHVSSQTPFGGFKDSGLGRELGEDGINQYLEAKTVTVALPKIPLL; from the exons ATGGTTAAAGTTGAAGTGAAATACACTAAG ctTTTCATCAACAATGAGTGGGTAGATGCCGTCAGTAAGAAGACCTTTCCGACAATAAATCCACAAGATGAGAATGTCATCACTAACGTTGCTGAAGGAGATAAG GCTGATATCGACATAGCTGTCGCCGCAGCAAGGAAAGCCTTCCATCGCTACTCGCATTGGCGTACAATGGACGCATCGAGAAGAGGAATGCTATTGTTGAAGCTAGCAGAACTTATTGAATCGCAAGCGAGATACTTAGCGGAACTCGAAACTTTAGATTGCGGAAAACCAGTTAAAATAGCTGAAGAGGAAGTTTATTACTCAACTAGCGTCATAAGATACTACGCAGGAAAAGCTGACAAAATTTTAGGCAGCACGATTCCAGCTG ATGGCGATGTTTTGTCTATGACCTTAAAAGAGCCCGTTGGTGTATGCGCCCAAATTATACCGTGGAATTACCCAATTCCTATGCTATCTTGGAAACTAGCCCCAGCTCTAGCAgcag gaTGCACGGTGGTATTGAAGCCCGCTGAACAAACCCCGCTAACTGCCCTCGCGATCGGCGCTCTTATCAAAGAGGCGGGATTCCCTCCGGGGGTAGTGAACATAGTTCCCGGGTACGGACCCACAGCTGGGGCAGCTCTCACTCATCACCCTGATGTGGATAAAGTTGCTTTCACTGGTTCTACAGAG gtgGGAAAACTAATCTTAGGTGCCGCTCCTGTCGCCAACCTTAAAAGAGTAACATTGGAATTGGGGGGAAAGAGCCCATTAGTGGTGTTTAATGATGCTGATG TCGAGAAGGCCGCTCAGATCGCGCACGCGGCGGCTTTCGCGAACGGCGGGCAATGTTGCTGCGCCGGTACGCGCACGTATGTGCAGAGCGGTGTCTATGACCAGTTCGTGACCAAGGCCGCAGAGATCGCGCGGAACAGGAGTGTCGGGGACCCCTTCGATGACGTACAACAGGGGCCACAG ATCGACAAAGAGATGTACAACAAAGTGCTGTCGTACATCGAGGCGGGGCGGGCGGAGGGCGCGCGCTGCGTGGCGGGCGGCGGTAAGCTGGATAGGAGGGGCTACTACATCCAACCCACCGTGTTCGCTGACGTCAAGGATGACATGAAGATCGCAAGAGAAGAG ATCTTCGGACCAGTCCAGAGCGTTTTCAAGTTCGATACATTTGAAGAAGTTGTAGACCGCGCAAACGACACCAACTATGGTCTTGGCGCTGGCGTTATTACCAATGATATTACCACCGCTTTGACCTTCGCTAAACATGTTCGTGCCGGATCCGTGTG GATAAATACGTACGATCACGTCTCTAGTCAAACTCCATTTGGTGGATTCAAAGACTCTGGTCTCGGAAGAGaatt GGGTGAGGATggtattaatcaatatttagaAGCAAAGACTGTTACTGTGGCACTTCCTAAGATTCctctattataa